A region of Ferruginibacter albus DNA encodes the following proteins:
- the rfbD gene encoding dTDP-4-dehydrorhamnose reductase gives MPTILVTGANGQLGNELRVLSAGYPQYDFLFVTRNELSIGDLDAVTNYFNENKIDHCINCAAYTAVDKAESDIENAFLINGEAVGNLAAVCKQHAAKFIHVSTDYVFDGTATEPIKEDRTVNPIGIYGASKLKGEELAFKNNPDTIIIRTSWVYSSFGNNFVKTMMRLMKERESINVVNDQRGCPTYAADLAAAIMTIVEKRSAFNTQYSIFNYSNSGNIVWYDFAIAIKELIGSNCIVNPIPTSQFPTPAKRPAYSLLDTTKIQQTFGVGVPEWKESLKKCLAILTTTA, from the coding sequence ATGCCTACAATTTTAGTCACCGGCGCCAACGGACAATTAGGGAATGAATTGCGTGTATTGTCTGCAGGTTATCCTCAATATGATTTTTTATTTGTTACACGTAATGAATTATCCATTGGCGATCTGGATGCAGTAACAAATTATTTTAATGAAAATAAAATTGATCATTGCATTAACTGTGCCGCTTACACTGCCGTAGATAAAGCAGAGAGCGATATTGAAAATGCATTTTTAATAAATGGTGAGGCAGTAGGGAATCTAGCTGCCGTTTGCAAACAACATGCTGCCAAATTTATTCATGTTTCTACGGATTATGTTTTTGATGGAACAGCCACAGAACCGATCAAAGAAGACAGGACTGTAAATCCTATTGGTATTTACGGTGCATCTAAATTGAAAGGTGAGGAGCTCGCATTTAAGAATAATCCGGATACAATTATTATTCGCACATCGTGGGTGTATTCCTCCTTTGGTAACAACTTTGTAAAAACCATGATGCGGTTGATGAAAGAAAGAGAAAGTATTAATGTGGTGAATGATCAGCGTGGATGCCCGACATATGCAGCAGACCTGGCTGCAGCTATCATGACGATAGTAGAAAAACGCTCAGCATTTAACACACAATATTCAATCTTCAATTATAGTAATTCAGGTAATATTGTTTGGTACGATTTTGCAATTGCTATTAAAGAGCTGATTGGAAGTAATTGCATTGTGAATCCAATTCCTACTTCACAATTTCCTACACCGGCAAAGCGTCCTGCTTATTCATTGCTGGATACTACTAAAATTCAGCAAACATTTGGAGTGGGTGTTCCTGAATGGAAAGAAAGTCTGAAAAAATGTCTTGCAATCTTAACGACAACCGCTTAA
- a CDS encoding T9SS type B sorting domain-containing protein, producing the protein MTQMNTNNFVLINFILVPIRVISSATFRAFMIIYFSMIFCTASSQCLTPINTFPYNEDFENSNGNWFAGGSGNDWQWGSPQKQVITGAASGNNCWVTGISSGAYASNALEWVQSPCFDFSNLKNPFIQFSVFWDTEPQYDGATLQASTDAGKTWQTVGAAGDKNCGNANWFNSPNIRYLSVGPSSSGWSGSASGRNGSCGGGGGSGQWLTAEHMLSNYAGKSSVTFRFVFAAGTICNSYDGFAFDNIVIDDQTSGLIVTSKSTNLRCYDDNDGAIIVNASGGALPYTYSWQPNVSDSFKAVNLAANNYTITVSDNNHCQINTTVAIIQPEPITATVSYTYTSCKLNDGSAVANLSSGTVPVNYSWQSIQAGDTSLYSNTGSSNQINSLIPGSYFVLIKDANNCTATTSSFIIKEQPPIKVSLGNDMTICPDTTFTITPGNYKTYLWQDGSTSSAYTIMKPGVYWVTVTDSNTCVGSDTILIKDGNCVGVYFPNAFTPNGDGVNDKFGMAGIIGPIFDYHLTIYNRWGQIVFESYNPSNKWDGKVNGFITGNQTFVWLASFIINDKKYELKGSVLVIQ; encoded by the coding sequence ATGACACAGATGAACACGAATAATTTTGTACTAATTAACTTTATATTAGTGCCCATTCGTGTAATTAGTAGTGCAACCTTTCGTGCATTCATGATCATTTATTTTAGTATGATCTTCTGCACTGCATCATCGCAATGCCTTACCCCAATTAATACATTTCCATACAATGAAGATTTTGAAAACAGCAATGGCAATTGGTTTGCCGGTGGTTCAGGCAATGATTGGCAATGGGGTTCACCGCAGAAGCAAGTAATTACAGGCGCAGCATCCGGAAATAATTGTTGGGTAACCGGTATTTCGTCGGGCGCTTATGCATCCAATGCTCTTGAATGGGTGCAAAGTCCTTGTTTTGATTTTAGCAATTTAAAGAACCCATTTATTCAGTTCAGTGTATTTTGGGATACAGAACCTCAATACGATGGTGCTACACTGCAAGCTTCTACCGATGCTGGTAAAACCTGGCAAACAGTAGGCGCAGCAGGAGATAAAAATTGCGGCAATGCCAATTGGTTTAACTCCCCTAACATTCGTTATTTATCAGTTGGGCCATCTTCATCCGGTTGGTCTGGAAGTGCGTCAGGCAGAAACGGTAGTTGTGGCGGTGGTGGAGGAAGCGGTCAATGGCTTACAGCAGAACATATGCTTTCTAATTATGCAGGAAAATCATCAGTAACCTTTCGTTTTGTTTTTGCTGCAGGAACAATATGTAATAGCTATGATGGCTTTGCCTTTGATAATATTGTAATAGACGATCAAACATCCGGGCTTATTGTTACCTCGAAATCAACAAACCTTCGGTGTTATGATGATAATGATGGTGCTATTATTGTAAATGCATCGGGAGGTGCATTGCCTTATACTTATTCATGGCAACCTAATGTAAGTGATAGTTTTAAAGCAGTGAACTTAGCTGCCAATAATTATACAATTACTGTTTCAGATAACAATCATTGCCAAATCAATACAACGGTTGCTATTATTCAACCCGAGCCTATAACCGCAACTGTCAGCTATACCTATACCAGTTGTAAGTTAAACGATGGTTCCGCTGTAGCAAATCTTTCATCAGGCACAGTGCCTGTTAATTATAGCTGGCAATCGATCCAGGCAGGAGACACAAGTTTATATAGCAATACAGGAAGCAGCAATCAAATCAATTCGCTTATACCCGGCAGTTATTTTGTTTTAATTAAAGATGCGAATAATTGTACTGCAACTACATCTTCATTTATTATAAAAGAACAACCTCCTATAAAAGTATCTTTAGGGAATGATATGACTATATGCCCGGATACAACATTCACAATAACACCGGGCAATTACAAAACTTATTTATGGCAGGATGGTTCTACCTCCTCAGCCTATACAATAATGAAACCAGGCGTTTATTGGGTTACTGTTACAGATAGCAATACCTGTGTGGGCTCCGATACGATATTAATTAAAGATGGTAATTGTGTAGGCGTTTATTTTCCTAACGCATTTACTCCTAATGGAGATGGAGTTAATGATAAGTTTGGTATGGCAGGAATAATAGGTCCCATCTTCGATTATCATTTAACTATTTATAATCGTTGGGGACAAATTGTATTTGAATCATACAACCCTTCTAACAAATGGGACGGAAAGGTTAATGGCTTTATTACCGGCAACCAAACATTTGTTTGGCTGGCAAGTTTTATTATCAACGATAAAAAGTACGAGTTAAAAGGTTCTGTATTAGTGATTCAATAA
- the rfbC gene encoding dTDP-4-dehydrorhamnose 3,5-epimerase translates to MGFTKTDIPGLLIYEPTVHGDNRGYFFESYNEKTFADAGVTMKFVQDNQARSTYGVIRGLHYQLNPHAQTKLIRVLSGAIIDAVVDIRKGSPTYGKSFAIELSAENKKQLLVPRGFAHGYSVISETAEVSYKCDGLYSKQSEGGIVYNDPVLQIDWRIPADKALVADRDLQHPLLADCVNNFSFE, encoded by the coding sequence ATGGGCTTTACAAAAACAGATATTCCCGGTTTGCTGATTTATGAACCAACTGTTCATGGCGATAACCGTGGTTATTTCTTTGAGAGTTATAACGAGAAAACATTTGCAGATGCAGGTGTAACCATGAAGTTTGTTCAGGATAACCAGGCAAGATCTACTTATGGAGTTATACGTGGTTTGCATTACCAGTTAAATCCACATGCACAAACAAAATTAATCAGGGTATTGAGCGGTGCTATCATAGATGCAGTGGTAGATATTCGCAAAGGCTCTCCCACATACGGTAAGTCTTTTGCAATAGAATTATCTGCGGAAAATAAAAAGCAATTATTAGTACCAAGAGGATTTGCGCATGGATATTCTGTGATCAGTGAAACGGCTGAAGTATCCTATAAGTGCGATGGCTTGTATAGTAAACAAAGCGAAGGGGGGATCGTATATAATGATCCTGTATTACAAATAGATTGGAGAATCCCTGCCGATAAAGCTCTTGTTGCAGATAGAGATCTGCAGCATCCTTTATTAGCTGATTGTGTAAACAATTTTTCTTTTGAATAA
- a CDS encoding THUMP domain-containing class I SAM-dependent RNA methyltransferase translates to MELFKTKSRIIVTCSNRLSPYLQQEIAELGFTPVRIFKTGVELKGTLNDCILLNLNLRCASQVLFSIKEFEAYNADTLYKVLFQFEWENIFSGDGYFSITSNVSNPTINNSLFANVKVKDAIVDRFRNKTGKRPNSGPELDKTVIHLYWKESYVEVFIDTSGETLSKHGYRRIPGRAPMLESLAASTLLATKWDRRSAFVNPMCGSGTLAIEAALLATNRMPGLYRSNYAFMHLIGYDESFYAIQRTRLTEKIIAVPGLKIVATDLSTDAVNVSKINAGAAGVADMIDFAVCDFGDTSIPANEPGVIFFNPEYGERLGEETALQAIYARMGDFMKQHCKGYTGYIFTGNLELAKKIGLKPSRRIEFFTSKIDCRLFEYELYSGTKRQSKEDVPST, encoded by the coding sequence ATGGAGTTATTTAAAACCAAAAGCCGCATTATTGTTACGTGTAGTAATAGGTTATCGCCATACCTGCAACAAGAGATCGCTGAATTGGGGTTTACACCTGTTCGTATCTTCAAAACAGGTGTAGAATTAAAAGGAACGCTGAATGATTGCATTCTGCTTAACCTGAACCTACGCTGCGCCAGCCAGGTGTTATTTTCAATAAAAGAATTTGAAGCCTATAATGCCGATACGTTATATAAAGTATTGTTTCAGTTTGAATGGGAAAATATTTTCAGCGGCGACGGCTATTTTTCAATAACAAGTAATGTAAGCAATCCTACCATTAATAATTCTCTATTTGCGAATGTAAAAGTAAAGGATGCTATTGTTGACAGGTTTAGAAATAAAACAGGTAAACGTCCTAACTCCGGCCCGGAATTAGATAAGACTGTTATCCATTTGTATTGGAAAGAATCTTACGTAGAAGTTTTTATAGATACTTCCGGTGAAACATTATCAAAACATGGCTATAGAAGGATTCCGGGAAGAGCGCCGATGCTGGAATCTTTAGCAGCTTCAACTTTATTGGCAACAAAATGGGATAGAAGATCTGCTTTTGTAAATCCAATGTGTGGCTCTGGCACACTAGCAATAGAAGCCGCTTTATTGGCAACCAACCGTATGCCCGGCTTATATCGTTCCAATTATGCATTCATGCATTTAATAGGATATGATGAAAGTTTTTACGCAATCCAACGTACACGGCTAACTGAAAAAATAATTGCTGTACCTGGTTTAAAGATCGTAGCAACGGATCTAAGTACAGATGCTGTCAATGTTTCAAAAATAAATGCCGGCGCAGCAGGTGTTGCAGATATGATCGATTTTGCTGTTTGTGATTTTGGCGACACATCTATTCCTGCAAATGAACCGGGGGTAATTTTCTTTAACCCTGAATATGGCGAAAGGTTAGGGGAAGAAACTGCCTTGCAGGCTATATATGCCCGCATGGGCGATTTTATGAAACAGCATTGTAAAGGTTATACAGGATATATTTTTACCGGTAACCTGGAACTGGCAAAAAAAATAGGATTAAAACCCAGTCGCCGCATTGAATTTTTTACCAGTAAAATTGATTGCCGTTTGTTTGAATATGAATTGTATAGCGGTACAAAAAGACAATCTAAGGAAGATGTACCTTCTACATAA
- a CDS encoding SDR family oxidoreductase, with translation MGQTFHTKDLGQLSFLVTGGAGFIGAHIAEYLLSNGAKKVRVLDNMVNGFKTNLNILSAYPAFEFVEGDIRDLETCQKACQGIDAISHQAALGSVPRSIKEPFYTNDVNVGGFVNILKAAVDNNVKQFVYASSSSVYGDEPSLPKEETKVGNCLSPYAVSKKANELYADVFAKVYGLKIIGFRYFNIFGPRQDPDGPYAAVIPLFVKGILNRTPVYINGDGEQTRDFTFVENALQINILGMLTDNDEAFNKVYNVAIGENFSINYLYNACKEYLKSDFEATFREPRAGDIRNSLADISLAKKLLGYQPTKKFEEGLVETIEYFKQLYTN, from the coding sequence ATGGGTCAAACGTTTCATACAAAAGATTTAGGTCAGCTTTCATTTTTAGTTACAGGAGGCGCAGGCTTTATTGGTGCTCATATCGCTGAATATTTATTAAGCAATGGTGCCAAAAAAGTTCGTGTGTTGGATAACATGGTGAATGGTTTTAAAACAAATCTTAACATACTTTCCGCATATCCTGCATTTGAATTTGTAGAAGGTGATATAAGAGATTTAGAAACCTGCCAAAAAGCTTGTCAAGGAATTGATGCAATAAGTCATCAGGCAGCCCTGGGTTCTGTTCCTCGCTCTATAAAAGAACCGTTTTATACAAATGATGTAAATGTTGGAGGCTTTGTAAATATTTTAAAGGCAGCTGTTGATAATAATGTAAAGCAATTCGTATATGCATCATCATCATCGGTGTATGGAGATGAACCTTCTTTGCCAAAAGAAGAAACTAAGGTTGGAAATTGCTTATCACCTTATGCGGTAAGTAAAAAAGCAAACGAATTATATGCAGATGTTTTTGCAAAAGTGTATGGACTTAAAATAATCGGTTTCCGCTACTTTAATATTTTTGGTCCACGACAGGATCCCGATGGACCTTATGCAGCCGTTATTCCATTATTTGTAAAAGGTATTTTGAACAGAACACCTGTTTATATTAATGGAGATGGAGAACAAACAAGAGATTTTACTTTTGTTGAAAATGCTTTGCAGATAAATATCTTAGGGATGTTAACCGATAATGATGAAGCATTCAATAAAGTGTATAATGTAGCCATTGGAGAAAATTTTTCTATCAATTATTTGTATAATGCCTGCAAAGAATATTTAAAAAGCGATTTTGAAGCAACATTTAGAGAACCAAGAGCAGGAGATATCAGAAATTCTTTAGCAGATATTTCATTGGCTAAAAAATTGCTCGGCTATCAGCCAACAAAAAAATTTGAAGAAGGGTTGGTAGAGACGATCGAATATTTTAAACAACTCTATACTAATTAA
- a CDS encoding UDP-glucuronic acid decarboxylase family protein, whose product MANKRVLVTGAAGFLGSHLCDRFIKEGYDVVGMDNLITGDLRNIEHLFKLKEFEFYNHDVSKFIHVPGHIDYIMHFASPASPIDYLKIPIQTLKVGSLGTHNCLGLAKAKGARILVASTSEIYGDPLVHPQKEEYWGNVNPVGPRGVYDEAKRFQEAITMAYHTFHGVETRIVRIFNTYGPRMRLNDGRALPAFIGQALRGEDLTVFGDGSQTRSFCYVDDLVEGIYRLLLSDCVDPVNVGNPDEISLKDFAEEIIKLTGTTQKIVYKPLPKDDPKQRQPEISKAKAILGWEPKVKRAEGLKITYEYFKSLPNEELYKMPKEFESRK is encoded by the coding sequence GTGGCAAATAAAAGAGTTTTAGTAACAGGTGCAGCTGGTTTTTTGGGTTCACATCTTTGTGACCGATTCATTAAAGAAGGGTATGATGTTGTAGGGATGGATAATTTAATAACCGGCGACCTGAGAAATATTGAACATCTTTTTAAATTAAAAGAGTTTGAATTTTACAATCACGACGTTTCCAAATTCATTCATGTTCCGGGGCATATAGATTATATAATGCATTTTGCATCTCCTGCAAGTCCTATCGATTATTTAAAAATTCCTATTCAAACATTAAAAGTTGGTTCATTGGGAACGCATAATTGTTTGGGATTGGCAAAAGCAAAAGGCGCACGAATATTAGTTGCGAGCACAAGTGAGATCTATGGCGATCCATTAGTGCATCCGCAAAAAGAAGAGTATTGGGGAAATGTAAATCCTGTTGGTCCGCGTGGTGTGTATGACGAAGCAAAACGTTTCCAGGAAGCGATTACTATGGCATATCATACTTTTCACGGAGTAGAAACAAGGATCGTTCGTATATTCAATACATATGGACCACGTATGCGACTCAATGACGGAAGAGCACTGCCTGCGTTCATTGGTCAGGCTTTACGAGGTGAAGATCTAACGGTATTTGGAGACGGCAGCCAAACAAGAAGTTTTTGTTATGTAGATGATCTGGTAGAAGGTATTTACCGTTTGTTGCTAAGTGATTGTGTTGATCCTGTAAACGTTGGTAATCCTGACGAGATTTCGTTGAAAGATTTTGCGGAAGAAATTATCAAACTAACAGGCACTACTCAAAAGATTGTTTACAAGCCATTACCTAAAGATGATCCTAAACAACGTCAGCCGGAGATCAGTAAGGCAAAGGCAATATTAGGTTGGGAACCCAAAGTAAAACGAGCAGAGGGATTAAAAATAACGTATGAGTATTTTAAATCGTTACCCAACGAAGAGTTGTATAAAATGCCGAAAGAGTTTGAAAGCAGAAAATAG
- a CDS encoding UDP-glucose dehydrogenase family protein, which yields MKISVVGTGYVGLVTGTCFAETGNTVTCVDIDKSKVDKLQSGKMTIYEPGLEKLFLRNQKEGRLHFTTSLEEGIKDAKIVFLALPTPPGEDGSADLKYILGVADHLGKILTDYKVIIDKSTVPVGTAEKVHAAIAKNIKVDFDVVSNPEFLREGVAVDDFMKPDRVVIGTESERAKKILNDLYAPFVRQGNPIIFMDERSAELTKYAANSFLATKITFMNEIAQLCERLGADVDLVRKGIGSDERIGKRFLFPGIGYGGSCFPKDVQALEKSSQEVNYDFQILKAVMDVNHRQKLHLLPKIKAYFNNDLKGKKIALWGLAFKPNTDDIREAPALYIIEELLKAGATVATFDPEAMENVKQIFGNKISFEETQYDALKDADALVIATEWSEFRTPEFDKIVSLLKNKVIFDGRNLFDLAQMEQLGFHYESIGRKVVK from the coding sequence ATGAAAATTTCAGTAGTTGGAACAGGTTATGTTGGATTGGTAACAGGTACCTGCTTTGCAGAAACCGGTAACACTGTTACTTGTGTGGACATTGATAAAAGCAAAGTAGATAAATTACAATCGGGTAAAATGACCATTTATGAACCCGGATTGGAAAAGTTGTTTTTAAGAAATCAAAAAGAAGGGAGATTACATTTTACTACTTCTTTGGAAGAAGGTATCAAAGATGCCAAAATTGTTTTCCTGGCATTGCCTACACCTCCCGGTGAAGATGGTAGTGCTGATCTGAAATATATTTTAGGAGTTGCTGATCATTTAGGGAAAATTTTAACCGACTATAAAGTAATTATAGATAAAAGTACAGTGCCTGTAGGTACTGCAGAAAAAGTACATGCCGCAATTGCAAAAAATATAAAAGTTGATTTTGATGTAGTGAGCAATCCTGAATTTTTACGCGAAGGAGTAGCCGTGGATGATTTTATGAAACCCGATAGAGTAGTGATCGGTACTGAATCTGAACGTGCTAAAAAAATATTGAACGATCTGTATGCGCCGTTTGTTCGCCAGGGTAATCCAATTATTTTTATGGATGAAAGGTCTGCAGAGTTAACCAAATATGCAGCGAACTCTTTCCTGGCAACTAAGATCACGTTCATGAATGAGATCGCACAATTATGTGAACGCTTAGGTGCTGATGTTGATCTGGTACGTAAAGGAATTGGCAGTGATGAACGCATTGGTAAACGATTTTTATTTCCGGGTATTGGTTATGGCGGAAGCTGTTTCCCTAAAGATGTTCAGGCATTGGAAAAATCATCGCAGGAAGTTAATTACGATTTCCAGATATTAAAAGCGGTGATGGATGTGAACCACCGTCAGAAACTACATTTGTTGCCTAAGATAAAAGCATACTTCAACAACGATCTGAAAGGAAAGAAGATCGCATTGTGGGGGTTGGCTTTTAAACCGAATACAGATGATATCCGTGAAGCACCGGCTTTATACATCATTGAAGAATTATTGAAAGCAGGCGCTACTGTTGCTACATTTGATCCTGAAGCAATGGAAAATGTAAAACAAATATTTGGCAATAAGATCAGCTTTGAAGAAACTCAATACGATGCATTGAAAGATGCGGATGCATTAGTGATTGCAACAGAATGGAGTGAATTCAGAACACCGGAATTTGATAAAATAGTTTCTTTATTGAAGAACAAAGTTATTTTCGATGGTAGAAACTTGTTCGACCTTGCGCAAATGGAACAACTGGGCTTTCATTATGAAAGCATTGGAAGAAAAGTAGTAAAATAA
- a CDS encoding beta-ketoacyl-ACP synthase III codes for MSKITASITSVGGYVPEFRLTNAMLEKMVDTTDEWIKTRTGIEERRILKGEGLATSDMAAEAIKDICKKRGISPEEIDCVICATVTPDMVFPATANIVCDKIGAVNAWGFDLSAACSGFLFGVTTGAGLIESGKYKKVIVVGADKMSAIVDYSDRTTCIIFGDGAGAVLLEANTEGNGIIDSILKSDGSGKAYLHMKAGGSLKPSSIETVTAKEHYIFQDGQPVFKAAVKGMADAAYDLLQRNNLTGDDIAWLVPHQANKRIIDATANRIGLPAEKVMLNIQRYGNTTAATIPLCLWDWEKQLKKGDMIVLAAFGGGFTWGATLVKWGYNFN; via the coding sequence ATGTCAAAAATTACTGCCTCCATTACCTCTGTGGGAGGGTATGTTCCGGAATTCAGACTTACCAATGCAATGCTGGAAAAAATGGTGGATACTACCGATGAGTGGATCAAAACACGTACGGGTATTGAAGAAAGAAGGATCTTAAAAGGAGAAGGATTAGCCACTTCCGATATGGCTGCAGAAGCCATAAAAGATATTTGTAAAAAAAGAGGAATATCGCCTGAAGAGATCGATTGTGTGATTTGTGCTACTGTTACGCCGGATATGGTTTTTCCTGCCACAGCTAATATTGTTTGCGATAAAATCGGTGCTGTTAATGCGTGGGGATTTGATCTCAGCGCAGCTTGTTCCGGCTTCTTGTTTGGAGTAACTACCGGTGCGGGGTTAATAGAAAGCGGAAAATACAAAAAGGTAATAGTGGTAGGTGCTGATAAAATGAGTGCTATTGTGGATTACAGTGACAGAACTACCTGCATCATTTTTGGTGACGGAGCCGGCGCTGTTTTGCTGGAAGCAAATACAGAAGGCAACGGAATTATTGACAGTATTTTAAAAAGCGATGGAAGCGGCAAAGCTTACCTGCACATGAAAGCGGGCGGTTCTTTAAAACCTTCTTCTATTGAAACTGTTACGGCAAAAGAACATTATATTTTCCAGGATGGACAACCTGTTTTTAAAGCAGCTGTAAAAGGTATGGCAGATGCTGCCTATGACCTGTTACAAAGAAATAATTTAACAGGCGATGATATCGCATGGTTAGTACCGCACCAGGCGAATAAAAGGATCATTGATGCTACTGCCAACCGCATTGGTTTACCTGCCGAAAAAGTGATGTTGAACATTCAACGTTATGGCAATACTACTGCGGCTACCATTCCTTTGTGTTTATGGGATTGGGAAAAACAATTGAAAAAAGGCGACATGATCGTGTTGGCCGCTTTTGGCGGAGGGTTCACATGGGGAGCTACACTTGTTAAGTGGGGATACAACTTTAATTAA
- a CDS encoding nucleotide sugar dehydrogenase, with translation MYQELLDKKKKLAVIGLGYVGLPIALEFAKKIKVIGFDINAKRIDMMKQGIDPSQELKKEAFDGCDIEFTNDLEVLKQASFFIAAVPTPVDKNNLPDLTPVTKASETVGKVIKQGDYVVFESTVYPGCTEEDCLPIIEKLSGLKNIKDFKTGYSPERINPGDKEHTLAKIIKVVSGCDDESLDVIAKVYELVVTAGVHKASSIKVAEAAKIIENTQRDLNIALMNELSIIFDKMNINTYEVLEAAGTKWNFLKFQPGLVGGHCIGVDPYYLTYKSKKLGYDSQVILAGRSINDGMAAHVAKKVLQHIIQNDGNVKEAKVLVMGATFKENVSDIRNSKVADVVNELKSYSLNVHVTDPHADSEELQHEYGFELTSSLANDYDAVIIAVPHNDFKSKGEDYFNSITKQKAIIADLKGIYRNKISNRVYWSL, from the coding sequence ATGTATCAGGAGCTTTTAGATAAAAAAAAGAAATTAGCTGTAATTGGATTAGGTTACGTGGGGTTACCAATTGCATTAGAATTTGCCAAAAAGATTAAGGTTATTGGTTTTGATATTAATGCAAAGCGTATTGACATGATGAAGCAAGGCATTGACCCAAGCCAGGAGTTGAAAAAAGAAGCGTTTGATGGTTGTGATATTGAATTTACAAATGACCTGGAAGTTTTAAAGCAGGCATCTTTCTTTATTGCAGCAGTGCCTACACCAGTCGATAAAAATAATTTACCTGATCTTACTCCGGTTACTAAAGCCAGCGAAACTGTTGGTAAAGTAATTAAGCAAGGAGATTATGTAGTATTTGAAAGTACCGTATATCCTGGATGTACAGAAGAAGATTGTTTGCCGATCATTGAAAAATTATCAGGCTTAAAAAATATAAAAGATTTTAAAACAGGATATTCTCCTGAAAGAATAAATCCGGGCGATAAAGAGCATACCCTTGCAAAGATCATAAAAGTAGTAAGTGGTTGCGATGATGAATCATTGGACGTAATTGCAAAAGTATATGAACTGGTTGTTACTGCCGGAGTACATAAAGCATCTTCTATTAAAGTAGCCGAAGCGGCCAAGATCATTGAAAATACACAACGTGATCTGAATATTGCATTGATGAATGAGTTATCTATCATCTTTGATAAAATGAATATAAACACTTATGAAGTATTGGAAGCTGCCGGTACTAAATGGAATTTCTTAAAATTTCAACCTGGTTTAGTTGGTGGACATTGTATTGGAGTTGATCCTTATTACCTTACTTACAAATCAAAAAAATTAGGGTACGACAGCCAGGTTATTTTAGCGGGTCGTTCTATTAATGATGGTATGGCGGCGCATGTGGCGAAGAAAGTATTGCAACACATCATTCAGAATGATGGCAATGTTAAAGAGGCTAAAGTGTTGGTGATGGGTGCTACATTTAAAGAAAATGTAAGTGACATACGTAATTCAAAAGTGGCAGATGTGGTGAATGAATTAAAATCGTACTCATTGAATGTACATGTTACAGATCCTCATGCGGATAGCGAAGAATTGCAGCATGAATATGGCTTTGAATTAACATCGTCTTTAGCGAACGATTACGACGCTGTGATCATAGCGGTGCCGCATAATGATTTTAAAAGTAAGGGTGAAGATTATTTCAATAGTATTACGAAACAAAAAGCAATCATTGCTGATCTTAAAGGAATATATCGTAATAAAATAAGTAATAGAGTTTATTGGAGTTTATAA
- the ruvA gene encoding Holliday junction branch migration protein RuvA — protein sequence MYAYLQGRFIDKTPAQIYVDVNGVGYEVNISLNTYSHIQNIEQGKLFTYLQIKEDAHVIYGFFDKTEKELFIQLIGVSGIGAATARMMLSSLKPEEISRAIVQSNVKLLESIKGIGKKTAERLVLELKDKVGKTVAENNILVTSGNTLQPDALNALVALGITRSMGEAAVQKVLSLEPHISGLEELIKKALKTL from the coding sequence ATGTACGCTTATTTACAAGGAAGGTTTATTGACAAAACGCCGGCGCAGATCTATGTAGATGTGAATGGTGTTGGCTATGAAGTTAATATCAGCCTTAACACGTATTCACATATACAAAATATTGAACAAGGAAAGTTGTTTACTTACCTGCAGATCAAAGAAGATGCGCATGTTATATATGGCTTTTTTGATAAAACAGAAAAAGAGCTGTTTATTCAATTGATAGGTGTATCCGGAATTGGTGCAGCTACTGCCCGTATGATGCTGTCGTCCTTAAAACCAGAAGAAATTAGTCGTGCAATAGTTCAAAGCAACGTAAAGCTGTTAGAAAGCATCAAGGGAATAGGAAAAAAAACAGCAGAGCGGTTAGTTCTCGAATTAAAGGATAAAGTGGGTAAAACGGTTGCCGAAAATAATATTTTAGTTACTTCGGGCAATACTTTACAGCCTGATGCGTTGAATGCTTTAGTAGCCCTTGGAATTACACGTTCCATGGGAGAAGCAGCCGTACAAAAAGTATTATCGTTGGAACCCCACATCAGTGGTTTGGAAGAACTGATAAAAAAAGCTTTGAAAACTTTATGA